A window of Candidatus Hydrogenedentota bacterium genomic DNA:
AAAAAGTCCACCGTGGAGGCCTGACCCCGTGAAAATGAGACGCCATCACACCGCGGGCGGGGTGGTCTTCGACGGCGGGGGACGCCTGCTCGCGCTCGAGCGCCATGTGCCGCGCGATGGAGCCGTCGTGCATGAAATCCGGCTGCCCAAGGGGCACCTGGACCCCGGCGAGACACCGGAGCAGGCCGCTGTCCGCGAGGTGCGCGAGGAGTCGGGCTATCAGGGGCTGGAGATCACCGCCGACCTCGGCGAGGCCGAAAGCGAGTACACCTTCCGAGGCAAACGGCACCACCGGACCGAGCGCTATTTCCTCATGCGCCTCACCGACCCCCGGCGCGGCGCACCCCAGCCCGTCGGCGAGGAGGAGGCCCTGTTTTCGCCCGCCTGGCTCGATCCGCGGGAGGCCGCGGCACGGCTAACCTATCCCAGCGAGCAGGAATTCGCCCGCCGCGCCCTCCTGAGAATGGCGGAACAGGAAACTCAGCGCGCCGACTGAAGGAAGCGCACCGCGTCCCCGGGATAATCCGTGAACAGGCCGTCCACCCCGCCCTCCACCAGAAAGGCCCGAAGCTCCTCCTCGAAGGTGGAAAACCGCTTGTCCACCTCGTCGCGGCGCAGGGTGTAGGGGTGGACCAGCAGCTTCGCGTCGTGCGCGCGCTTCACCAGTTCCGGGTCCGCGAGCACGCGGCCCTTGTCCGGCCCGATCCCCTCGGCGTACTGCGCGATCTTGGCGAGGTTCTCCGCCGTCACCAAGGCGTCCTGGATTTTGCTGTCCGATATGAGGTGGATCTGGGGCAGTTCGGAACCGAGCTCCTGGCGCATCCGCTTGAGCGGGCCGGGGTCGAAACACTGCACGAAAATCCGCGCGTCTTTCCCCTCATAGCCGTACCTCTTGCAGATTTCCAGGAAAGCCTCCTCCATGGGCAGCCCCGCGCCCCGGTGGAACGCCGGGTTCTTCAGTTCGGGGTAGATGCCCGCCTCGCGGCCCGTGGTCTTGTTCAGCCCCTGCACCAGCTCAATGGCCTCCTCAAACGTCGGAATGCGGAAGTCCGCCGCCCCCTTGGGAAACCGGTTCGGCAGCCGCTCCACGGCGCGCAGGGTCCGGATTTCCGCCAGCGTGAAATCCGCGGCGTACCACCGGCCGTCCTCCCGCTTGCGGTCCGGGAACACCTCGGCAGCGTTCGTCGTGTCGTCCAGATGGATGTCATGCAGGCAGACAAACGCCCCGTCCTTCGTGCGCACCAGGTCCTGCTCGATATAGTCGGCCCCCAGCACATGCGCCGCCGCATACGCCTCCAGCGTGTGCTCCGGCAGCAGGCCACTGGCCCCCCGGTGGGCAATGATCACCGGGTCCGCCGCCGCATACCAGCAGACAGCCGCCGCACACCACACCGCCACAGGACAAGTTCTCATGCGCATCATCGTGTTCCTTCCGTTTCCCGCATTATGACAGAGCCCCCCGCCCCCCGCCAACACCTTCCATGCCGCCGCTTTCCCGCCGCCATTCCCCAAGAAAAGACTGGACAACGCCCCTGCTTTTCGGTAGAATATATTGTTGACAAGATAGGAATGGTGTGTTTCCGAGGGTGGCGGTGCGTCTGCCGCAGCCGTTGGGAGCATGCCGGGGTCCCCCCGCTTGCCGGGGTTGATGAGGGACAGACGATGAACATGCGACTTTCGGTGCTCTCTTTGGGGGTGTTGCTGGCCCTTTCTTTCACCGCATCGGCGGTGCCGCCCGCCTACGAGGGGCAGTTCGGCAATCCGGAGGAGCCCGCGCTGCGTCCGGTGAAATGGGCCTGGCTGGGATTCACCTCCTTCTTCACCAACGTGCATGCTGGACTGAAGAAGGGTGTCTACCAGGATCCGGCGGCCATGACCTGCGAGGGCGCGAAGGGCACCGTTGTGGGGGGGGGCTCCTTCGTCAGCCATGTGGCCAGCGGGCTCACCTATGCCCCCGTGCCCCGCAAGGGCAAATCCTCCATGACCTATGAGCAGGCGGCCATGATGGTCATCGAAAAGGAGACGGCGAAGGCCTGCTGCGCGGAGGGGCAGCCCTGCTGCGCGGAGGAGAAGGCATGCGAGGAGGCGCCCGCGCCCAAGCCCGCCCCCAGCACAGTGCTGCCGACCACAGACCCGAAAGCGGAGACGCCGGCCTTCCACATCGAGGAGTCCCCCGTCCAGAAGGCCCAGCGACGCTACGCGCCGCTGGAGACCAGCTACCGCAGCAAGCTGCGCCCCCAGGGCAAAGGCAACCTGCTCAAACTGGCCAAGTGACGTTTCCCCAGGACTGACAATCCCTCCCGCCCCCGGAATCCGGGGGCGGTTTTTTTCGCCGGGGACGGGGCTCAGAAGAGGGGGTCATGTCCCGCGGGCCGCCCGTCCATGATGCGGCGGATTTCGCCGACCAGGTCGTTGACCGTGACCGGCTTGATCATGACGCTCGAGATGCCGGCGGCTTTCAGGTCGTCCTTGTCTATCATGTCGCTGTAGCCGGTGAAAAGAAGAACGGGAAGGTCGGGCCGCCGGCTGGTGATCCGGACGGCGAGGTCCGAGCCGGACATGCCGGGCATGACCTGGTCGGTGATGACCAGGTCAAAATGGCCGGGACCGCGCTCAAAGGCCCGCAGGGCCTCCCCCGCGTCCCTGCACAGGGTGACGGAGAATCCCAGCCGGGGCAGGGCCAGGTCCGCGAAGCGCAGCACCGCCTCGTCGTCGTCCACGAAGAGGATGCGCTCGCTGCCGCCGCGGGAGACCGCCGGCGGCGCCTGCTCCTCCACCAGCACGCCCCCCACGCGCGGCAGCCACACCTGGAAGGACGACCCCGCGCCGATGCGGCTCTCCGCGCGGATCGCGCCGCCGTGGCCCGTCACGATGCCGTGGGCCACCGCCAGCCCCATGCCGGTGCCCTCGCCCGGCCGCTTGGTGGTGAAGAAGGGGTCGAACACGCGCTCGAGAACGGCGTCGGACATGCCGTGCCCCGTGTCGTTGACGGTGAGCAGGACATACGGCCCCACATGCAGGCGCGGGTGGGCCGCCGCTGTGCCCGCGTCCACCTCCACGTCCTCCACGCGCAGCTCCAGCCGCCCGCCCGATTCGCGCATGGCCTGGGCGGCGTTGGTGCAGAGGTTCATGATGACCTGGTGCATCTGGGCGGCGTTGGCCATGACGGCCCCGGAGTGCGTGTCCACGGTGTCCATGATGTCAATGGTCGGGGGCAGGGAGGCCCGCAGCAGCTTGAGCGCCTCGCGCGCGACAATATGCAGGTAGAGGGCGTCCCGCTCCTCGCCGCCCCGGCGGCTGAAGGCCAGAATCTGCCGCACGAGGTCCTTGGCCCGGTGGGCCGCCTGCAGGGCCTCGTGCAGGTCCTCATGGGTGCGGGAGTCCGGGGCGATGTCGCGCAGCGCGAGGTCCGTCAGCCCGATGATGCCCGCCAGAATGTTGTTAAAGTCGTGGGCGATCCCCCCGGCAAGCACACCCAGGCTTTCCAGGCGCTGCGAGTGGCGGAACTGGTTTTCCAGCCGGCGCCGCTCCTCCTGCGTCTGGACGCGCGCCGTGATGTCCTTCATCGTGCCCAGCATGCGCAGCGCCCGCCCGTCCTCCCCCGGAAGGGCCACCCCGGCGTCCTCGATATGCCGCGTCTCGCCCGACTTGTGCAGGATGCGGTATTCCATCTGGTACTTGCCCACCCCCCGGAGCGCCTCGCGGAAACGCGACAGCACCAGCGGCCGGTCGTCCGGATGGATGCGCTGCCGCCAGCGGCGCCAGCCGAACCCGGCAAGCTCCGCCGCCGTGTACCCCGTCACCTGCGTGAACGCGCCGCCCCAGGTGATGTCCCCGGTGCGCACGTTGCAGTCGTAGATGAGCTGGCCCGTCTGGTCCGCCAGAAAACCGTAGCCCTGCTCCGCCGGCGCCGCGCCGCCCGTCCTTCCCACGGCGAGCACGGCGCTGCCCTCCTCCGTGTCCACGATCCCGGCGGTCACAAACATTGGCAGGCGGCTTCCGTCGCGGCGCGTGAGCACCGTCTCAAAGGACAGCTGCCGGTGAAGCACGATGCTCTCGATGCGCCCCTGCAGGTTCTGCATGCGGTCGGGCACGGACAGGTTGCGCAGGATCAGGCGCGCGGCCTCCTCGCGGGAGTAGCCGAGCCAGCGGCAGGCCGTCTCGTTAATCTCCAGCACCCGCCCCCCCTCGTTGTTTCCCGTCACCTCGAAGAGGAGCACCGCGTTGTCGCACGCGTCGAACAGCAGCCGGTAGCGCAGGTCGGTCTCGTAGAGGGCGCGCGACCGGTCCTCGGCCACGTCGGCCAGCCGGCGGTTCACCTCGCGCAGCCCGGCCTCGGCCCGCTTGATGCGCAGCATCACGCGCACCTTCGCCAGCAGCTCCATCGGCTCCGCCTCGCGCGGCAGGAAGTCGTCGGCCCCCGCCTCCAGCCCCAGCACGCGCGTCCGCGCGTCCGTGTCCCGGTCCGTCACCAGCAGAATGGGAAACGCGTCCGTGTCCGGGTCCGCCTTCAGCCGGCGGCACAGCTCGATGCCCGACAGGCCCGGCGGGTCCGCCCCGATGATCGCGCAGTCCGTGTCGCCCCCCCGCGCCGCAACGGCCGCGGCCTCCGGCGTGTCCGCCCCGCGCACGATGCAGCCGGGAAACCCCCGGCGCAGCATCCGGGTCAGACGTTCGGCCGCCGCCGTGTCGTTGATGACCAGCAGCAGGACCGGGCGCAGCTTGTCTTTCTTCGGAGGAGCCATCGGGCGGCCATTATACCCGCCCCGCCCCGGGGGGCGCATCGGATATAATGCGGCGATGGAGCGGAGGAGGAGAACGCATGGCGGAACCTGTGAAACACGCGCGGACCCGGTCGGTCCTGCTGTGGGCGGGCCTCTTCGCGCTCGCCCTGGCCCTGCGGGTCTTCCGCCTGGACGGGCAGTCCCTTTTCTGGGACGACTACAACGGGCTGGTGGGCCTGGCTGAGCCGGGTCTCGTGGACAGCATCCTCGCCGCCCGCGACGTGAACCCCGAGGGCATGCCGCTTTACCATGTGGTCCAGTACCTCTTCCGCGGCCTCATCGGCGGCTCCCCCCCGGCCATGCGGGGGCTCTCCATTGCCATCGGGCTGGCCACCCTGCCGTTCGTTTGCGCGGCCGCCTCGGCCGCCTTCGGCCGCCGCGTGCCGTCTTCGTCGCCGCCCTGGCGGTCCTGTACGCGCACCAGCTCTGCCTGCTGCTTCCCGGCACGACGCGCACCCCGTGGATGGAGGCGGGAAGACGCGTCCTTGGAGAGGCGCGCCCGGGCGACCTGGTGCTGGTCGGCGGCCATGGCCACGCGCAGAAAAACCTGGGGCTGCTCACCGCAAATATGCCCCCCAACGGCATGACCATTGCCGCGGCCCACACCGTGGACGCGGCCATACTCAAGGCGGCGGCGGCCCTCTGCCCGGACGCCCCGGAGTCGGCGGCACGCGTTCCGGAAGACGGTGCCGTCCACTACGTCACCTGCCTGGAATGGGGCCGGGCCCGTCTGGACGGACTGCGGGAGGGACTGGCACTGTTCGGGCTGGAAACCCGGGAGACCACCCTGCCCGGCGGGGAATCCATGGCGGTCTTCCGGATCACGCGCCCCGCCCAGGGCGGGCCGCGCCCCTTCCCGGAAGCCTGCGCGGACTACTGGGACGGCCTGCCGGATCCCGCGCGCACCGTTTCCGGGGTGGATCTGGGGGCGCTGCTTGAACGCGCCCACATTGACACGGACAGGATGCGGGCCCTTCGTCTGATGCGGCTGGTGCAGGACGACGGGGACCTGCCGGAAACGTGGGCGGAACAGGCGACCATGTTCGCCTATTTCCTGATGCAGGAGGATGCCCATGAACTCAGCCGCCAATTCCTGGAGGCGTTCCTCGCCGAAAGCGGGCACCCCACTCCGGACCTGATGCGGATGGCCCACGACGCCCTCCGGGCCTTCCGCGAAGGACGGGGGGAGGACGCCGTGAGGCGCCTGGAAGACTGTGAGGCCTCGGCCAGGGAGAAGCACTGGGACATGCGGGAAATCCGGCTGACGTCCTGTCTGGCGGAAGCGGCCATGCTGGGCGCGCTGGGCAGGACGGACCCCGCAGGGCAGGCGCTCACCGAGGCCGAAGAAGACGGCGCGCGGTCTCTCCCTGAGTACTCCATCATTGAGTGCCTTGCGCGGGGACGCGGGGAGGACGCCCGCCGCGAGATGGAACGCTTCCGTGCCACGGTACCGGGGTCACGAGACACGTTTTTCCGCCTGCTCGGGCTGGGGCCGTGGAACGCGCCGGGCGCGGCGGCGGCCCTTTGCGGCGCGCCGTCAGTCCCCTAGAATCCCAGCGCGCGCGCGAGGTGGCTGATGCCCGGGATGTTCCAGCCGAACACCACCGACGCGACGGCGAGCATGATGATGATGACGACCAGCGCCACGACTGCCGCCCCTTTCTCCCGCACCTTGGTCCAGTTGGCCATGAGACGTGTCCTCCTGTTGTTGGAACCGCTGACACTCTAACGCCGGGCGGCGGGCAATTGCATCCCGCCGCGCGGGGCCGCTCTCAGATACGCCGGCGGGCGCGCCAGGGGACCCGCGTCCAGCGCGCGCAGCTGGCGGTCGCGGGACGTGGTCAGCACCACCCCGCTCCCGTTCGGCGCGGCCACCGTCGCCACCCCCACCGCCGCGCCCCAGGCCCGCCCGTCGCGCCAAAGCCGCCTGCCGGAGGAGTCCACGCACACCACCCCGCCGTCGGAAAGCCCCGCCACCACCCCCAGCCGGTTGGGCAGCGCCGCCGCCGACACCACCCCGTCCAGGTCCACAGACCAGGCAAGGCCCCGCGCGCCGGGGTCCAGGCCGGTGATCCCGCCGATGTCCGCCGTGACCCACACCGTCACGCCGGGGCGCTGCGGGTCGGACAGGGAAAACACGAAACTGGGGAAACGCCCAGACACCGTGGGCAGTGTCTCGAGCAGGTCGCCGGACGCGGCGGAGAAGACGAACACGTTCGCGTCGGCCAGGCCCACGGCCACGCGCGC
This region includes:
- the glpQ gene encoding glycerophosphodiester phosphodiesterase, giving the protein MMRMRTCPVAVWCAAAVCWYAAADPVIIAHRGASGLLPEHTLEAYAAAHVLGADYIEQDLVRTKDGAFVCLHDIHLDDTTNAAEVFPDRKREDGRWYAADFTLAEIRTLRAVERLPNRFPKGAADFRIPTFEEAIELVQGLNKTTGREAGIYPELKNPAFHRGAGLPMEEAFLEICKRYGYEGKDARIFVQCFDPGPLKRMRQELGSELPQIHLISDSKIQDALVTAENLAKIAQYAEGIGPDKGRVLADPELVKRAHDAKLLVHPYTLRRDEVDKRFSTFEEELRAFLVEGGVDGLFTDYPGDAVRFLQSAR
- a CDS encoding response regulator; its protein translation is MAPPKKDKLRPVLLLVINDTAAAERLTRMLRRGFPGCIVRGADTPEAAAVAARGGDTDCAIIGADPPGLSGIELCRRLKADPDTDAFPILLVTDRDTDARTRVLGLEAGADDFLPREAEPMELLAKVRVMLRIKRAEAGLREVNRRLADVAEDRSRALYETDLRYRLLFDACDNAVLLFEVTGNNEGGRVLEINETACRWLGYSREEAARLILRNLSVPDRMQNLQGRIESIVLHRQLSFETVLTRRDGSRLPMFVTAGIVDTEEGSAVLAVGRTGGAAPAEQGYGFLADQTGQLIYDCNVRTGDITWGGAFTQVTGYTAAELAGFGWRRWRQRIHPDDRPLVLSRFREALRGVGKYQMEYRILHKSGETRHIEDAGVALPGEDGRALRMLGTMKDITARVQTQEERRRLENQFRHSQRLESLGVLAGGIAHDFNNILAGIIGLTDLALRDIAPDSRTHEDLHEALQAAHRAKDLVRQILAFSRRGGEERDALYLHIVAREALKLLRASLPPTIDIMDTVDTHSGAVMANAAQMHQVIMNLCTNAAQAMRESGGRLELRVEDVEVDAGTAAAHPRLHVGPYVLLTVNDTGHGMSDAVLERVFDPFFTTKRPGEGTGMGLAVAHGIVTGHGGAIRAESRIGAGSSFQVWLPRVGGVLVEEQAPPAVSRGGSERILFVDDDEAVLRFADLALPRLGFSVTLCRDAGEALRAFERGPGHFDLVITDQVMPGMSGSDLAVRITSRRPDLPVLLFTGYSDMIDKDDLKAAGISSVMIKPVTVNDLVGEIRRIMDGRPAGHDPLF
- a CDS encoding NUDIX domain-containing protein is translated as MKMRRHHTAGGVVFDGGGRLLALERHVPRDGAVVHEIRLPKGHLDPGETPEQAAVREVREESGYQGLEITADLGEAESEYTFRGKRHHRTERYFLMRLTDPRRGAPQPVGEEEALFSPAWLDPREAAARLTYPSEQEFARRALLRMAEQETQRAD